The following proteins come from a genomic window of Novosphingobium aromaticivorans DSM 12444:
- a CDS encoding MoaD/ThiS family protein, whose amino-acid sequence MARLVFMGRLEDVAGTGELAVEAGPVERILAALDPALAVELLGEKVRMALNGRLLTDMGGVVLGDGDELAFLPPVSGG is encoded by the coding sequence ATGGCGAGGCTGGTCTTCATGGGGCGGCTGGAAGACGTCGCGGGGACGGGCGAACTCGCGGTGGAGGCAGGCCCGGTCGAACGGATACTGGCGGCGCTTGATCCGGCCTTGGCGGTCGAACTTCTGGGCGAGAAGGTGCGGATGGCGCTCAACGGCAGGTTGCTGACCGACATGGGCGGCGTTGTACTCGGCGATGGGGATGAACTCGCATTTCTCCCGCCGGTCAGCGGAGGCTGA
- a CDS encoding molybdenum cofactor biosynthesis protein MoaE, whose translation MARVRLALDAFEPADEIAAFNALHPAAGGIVTFLGQVREGGGVEALELQHYAPMTLPGMEELARVAERRWPLEGLLIVHRSGVMKPRDPIVLVCAAARHRRDAFAAADYVMDHLKSESWFWKREKTAAGWHWVEPRAQDHDDLSRWRA comes from the coding sequence ATGGCCAGGGTCCGGCTCGCTCTGGATGCGTTCGAACCGGCGGATGAAATCGCGGCGTTCAATGCGCTGCACCCGGCTGCGGGCGGGATCGTCACGTTCCTCGGTCAGGTCCGCGAAGGCGGCGGGGTCGAAGCCCTCGAACTCCAGCACTATGCGCCGATGACACTTCCGGGGATGGAGGAACTGGCGCGGGTCGCGGAACGCCGCTGGCCGCTGGAGGGCCTTTTGATCGTCCACCGCAGCGGTGTGATGAAGCCGCGCGATCCGATCGTGCTCGTCTGCGCGGCAGCCCGCCATCGGCGCGATGCCTTTGCCGCGGCCGATTACGTGATGGACCACCTCAAGAGCGAGAGCTGGTTCTGGAAGCGCGAGAAGACCGCTGCGGGCTGGCACTGGGTTGAGCCGCGCGCGCAGGATCACGACGACCTGTCACGCTGGCGGGCCTGA
- the rplU gene encoding 50S ribosomal protein L21, whose translation MFAIVRTGGKQYRVAAGDKIAVEKLAGEAGDKITLGEVLLAGEGDSLADAAKVTVSAEIIAQAKSEKVIVFKKRRRHNYRRRNGHRQQMTLLRIVSVA comes from the coding sequence ATGTTCGCAATCGTGCGCACGGGCGGCAAGCAGTATCGGGTCGCCGCCGGAGACAAGATCGCGGTCGAGAAGCTGGCGGGTGAAGCCGGCGACAAGATCACGCTCGGTGAAGTCCTTCTCGCCGGTGAAGGCGATTCGCTGGCTGACGCCGCGAAGGTCACGGTTTCGGCCGAGATCATCGCTCAGGCGAAGTCGGAGAAGGTGATCGTCTTCAAGAAGCGTCGCCGCCACAACTATCGCCGCCGCAACGGTCACCGCCAGCAGATGACCCTGCTGCGCATCGTCTCGGTCGCCTAA
- the rpmA gene encoding 50S ribosomal protein L27, producing the protein MAHKKAGGSSRNGRDSAGRRLGVKKFGGQEVVGGNIIIRQRGTRVYPGANVGMGKDHTLFALAEGRVRFHAGKLGRKYVSVDMMAEAAE; encoded by the coding sequence ATGGCACACAAGAAAGCAGGCGGCTCGTCGCGCAACGGTCGCGACTCGGCAGGCCGCCGCCTCGGCGTGAAGAAGTTCGGCGGCCAGGAAGTGGTCGGCGGCAACATCATCATCCGCCAGCGCGGTACCCGCGTGTACCCGGGCGCGAACGTGGGCATGGGCAAGGACCACACCCTGTTTGCGCTGGCCGAAGGTCGCGTGCGTTTCCACGCCGGCAAGCTTGGCCGCAAGTACGTGTCGGTCGACATGATGGCCGAAGCGGCTGAATAA
- a CDS encoding GNAT family N-acetyltransferase produces the protein MFMRSERLFLRPGWPEDWAELHALIDDEAVVRNLARAPWPYAPEDAKAFVGAQHGGRHPQLFVTLPGAHGSRLIGCVGLFDDRGEAQLGYWIARAHWGRGYATEAVRSLLSLARTLGHRRVMACHFVDNPASGRVMEKTGFRPTGEIRLGRSAARLQPAATVVHAIDLVPPVDCDGPEDGGFEPMRRAA, from the coding sequence ATGTTCATGCGCAGCGAACGGCTGTTCCTGCGGCCCGGTTGGCCGGAGGACTGGGCCGAACTTCACGCCCTGATCGACGACGAAGCGGTCGTCCGCAACCTCGCGCGGGCGCCATGGCCTTATGCGCCCGAGGACGCCAAGGCGTTCGTCGGCGCGCAACACGGTGGACGGCACCCGCAGCTCTTCGTGACGTTGCCCGGCGCGCACGGCTCACGCCTGATCGGCTGCGTCGGCCTGTTCGACGACCGTGGCGAGGCACAGCTCGGCTACTGGATCGCGCGGGCGCACTGGGGCCGCGGCTATGCCACCGAAGCCGTGCGCAGCCTGCTTTCGCTGGCCCGCACGCTCGGTCATCGCCGCGTCATGGCTTGCCATTTCGTCGACAATCCGGCGTCGGGCCGCGTCATGGAAAAGACGGGGTTCCGGCCCACGGGCGAAATCCGCCTGGGCAGGAGCGCCGCGCGCCTGCAACCCGCCGCGACCGTCGTCCACGCCATCGACCTCGTCCCGCCGGTGGATTGCGACGGGCCCGAGGACGGCGGTTTCGAGCCGATGCGCCGGGCGGCCTGA
- a CDS encoding metal-dependent hydrolase, with amino-acid sequence MTPTLALERSAASGKVAPTPADLSITVRDRRFGRNSPPGRWWLAGDPVATAWHNALSATFPRGEAFFIEAVKAHREGASPKLEAEIRAFVKQEINHTREHIAFNRAAENAGYDIARIDKRVEEMLALTKDRPVILNLAATMALEHYTAMMAHEFLANPAHFAGAEQEAADMWRWHAIEEIEHKGVAYDTWLHATRDWSRWKRWKVKSLMMVVVTKNFITHRVEDTLDLLAQDGLTGAKWKWRLAAYLLWKPGVIRRILPAWLGYFLPGFHPWKHDDRALIGKADSEFTDAVMPG; translated from the coding sequence ATGACCCCTACTCTCGCACTAGAGCGCAGCGCCGCATCCGGCAAGGTTGCGCCGACGCCCGCCGATCTCAGCATCACGGTGCGCGACCGCCGCTTCGGTCGAAATTCGCCTCCGGGCAGGTGGTGGTTGGCGGGCGATCCCGTGGCGACGGCGTGGCACAACGCGCTTTCCGCCACGTTCCCGCGTGGCGAAGCCTTCTTCATCGAAGCGGTCAAGGCGCACCGCGAAGGCGCTTCGCCCAAGCTCGAGGCTGAAATCCGCGCCTTCGTGAAGCAGGAAATCAACCATACGCGCGAACATATCGCCTTCAACCGCGCGGCGGAGAACGCCGGCTACGACATCGCCCGGATCGACAAGCGGGTCGAGGAAATGCTCGCCCTGACCAAGGATCGCCCGGTGATCCTGAACCTTGCGGCGACCATGGCGCTCGAACATTATACCGCGATGATGGCGCACGAATTCCTCGCCAACCCGGCACATTTCGCCGGCGCAGAGCAGGAAGCGGCCGACATGTGGCGCTGGCACGCGATCGAGGAGATCGAGCACAAGGGCGTCGCCTATGACACCTGGCTTCATGCGACCCGCGACTGGAGCCGGTGGAAGCGCTGGAAGGTGAAGAGCCTGATGATGGTCGTCGTCACCAAGAACTTCATCACCCACCGCGTCGAGGATACGCTCGACCTGCTGGCACAGGACGGGTTGACCGGGGCCAAGTGGAAGTGGCGCCTTGCCGCCTACCTGCTGTGGAAGCCCGGCGTGATCCGCCGCATCCTGCCCGCGTGGCTCGGCTACTTCCTGCCCGGCTTCCATCCGTGGAAGCACGACGATCGTGCGCTGATCGGCAAGGCTGACAGCGAGTTTACCGATGCGGTGATGCCGGGCTGA
- a CDS encoding TetR/AcrR family transcriptional regulator: MSIRKRLSPEESRMAALEAARGLLVETGPQAVTLKAVAGRIGRTHANLLHHFGSAAGLQKALAKHLAETICATIREAVIASRSGIGSPRDVVDLTFDAFDKEGAGALASWMLLSGNEDALDPIVDTIHDLVIDLDEYGSDTQRSTTLALTLMALGDALMGGPLSQALELPRDAARDRAEQMLVESMLRRDEVSPEG, encoded by the coding sequence ATGTCAATAAGAAAGCGTCTCTCACCTGAGGAAAGCCGGATGGCCGCCCTCGAGGCTGCGCGCGGTCTGCTGGTCGAGACGGGGCCGCAGGCAGTGACGCTCAAGGCCGTGGCGGGGCGCATCGGACGTACCCATGCAAACCTGCTGCATCACTTCGGATCGGCCGCTGGCTTGCAGAAGGCGCTGGCCAAGCACCTGGCCGAAACGATCTGCGCCACGATTCGCGAGGCGGTCATCGCCAGCCGTTCGGGCATCGGTTCGCCGCGCGACGTGGTTGACCTCACCTTTGACGCCTTCGACAAGGAGGGCGCGGGCGCGCTGGCATCGTGGATGCTGCTGTCCGGCAACGAGGACGCGCTCGATCCCATCGTCGATACCATCCACGATCTCGTGATCGACCTCGACGAATACGGCTCGGACACCCAGCGCAGCACGACCCTTGCGTTGACGCTGATGGCGCTGGGCGATGCGCTGATGGGCGGGCCGTTGTCCCAGGCGCTGGAACTGCCCCGCGATGCCGCGCGCGACCGGGCAGAGCAGATGCTGGTCGAAAGTATGCTCAGGCGGGACGAGGTCAGTCCGGAGGGCTGA
- a CDS encoding YgfZ/GcvT domain-containing protein, translated as MNHVPGTRLFDRALVRLAPEDPAEDVAAFLQGLVTNDVKGVLPVWTALLTPQGKVLFDFIVWPDGKGLLLECEASAADALAKRLTLYRLRRKIAISRADDLAAHWEDHPGDGGASDPRLRALGQRWIAPVSDNDVGVDMAYREHRLKLGVPEGRAELGDGEVLWLECNAADLNGVSFTKGCYVGQENTARMNWRQKVNRRLIVVPLEQSDPARQRIAYPELGLAVDHRRVEDIPPALAPSWMDLSPPD; from the coding sequence ATGAACCACGTTCCCGGCACGCGCCTGTTCGACCGCGCCCTCGTGCGCCTTGCTCCCGAAGATCCGGCCGAGGATGTGGCTGCCTTCCTGCAAGGTCTCGTCACCAACGACGTGAAGGGAGTGTTGCCGGTCTGGACCGCTTTGCTCACCCCGCAAGGCAAGGTCCTGTTCGATTTCATCGTCTGGCCCGACGGCAAGGGCCTGCTGCTGGAATGCGAGGCATCGGCGGCGGATGCGCTTGCCAAGCGGCTGACGCTCTACCGCCTGCGCCGCAAGATCGCGATCTCGCGTGCGGACGACCTTGCCGCACACTGGGAAGACCACCCCGGCGACGGCGGCGCAAGCGACCCGCGCCTGCGCGCGCTCGGCCAGCGCTGGATCGCGCCGGTCAGCGACAACGACGTGGGCGTGGACATGGCCTATCGTGAACATCGCCTCAAGCTCGGCGTGCCGGAAGGGCGCGCGGAACTGGGCGATGGCGAAGTGCTCTGGCTGGAATGCAACGCCGCCGACCTCAACGGGGTCAGCTTCACCAAGGGCTGCTACGTCGGGCAGGAAAACACCGCCCGCATGAATTGGCGACAGAAGGTCAACCGACGGCTGATCGTGGTTCCGCTGGAACAGTCCGATCCTGCACGCCAGCGCATCGCCTATCCTGAACTGGGCCTGGCGGTCGATCATCGGCGGGTCGAGGATATCCCCCCCGCACTGGCCCCTTCCTGGATGGACCTCAGCCCTCCGGACTGA
- the pyrC gene encoding dihydroorotase: MTETLTIRRPDDWHVHLRDRDVLRGVVPYTARQFARAIVMPNLSPPMTDVAGVAAYRDRILAALPQGSAFTPLMTLYLTDSTDIEEVARGFAEGVFVAAKLYPAHATTGSAHGVTDIRNIYPVLEKMQEIGMPLLIHGEVTDSHVDIFDREAVFIERTLTRLVADMPALRIVFEHITTEEAAQFVEGAGDSIAATITPQHLHINRNAMLVGGIRPHAFCLPVAKREKHRLALRKLATSGFSRVFLGTDTAPHAKHLKEAACGCAGIFNAPFALESYVTVFDEEGALDRFEAFASLNGPAFYRMPVNEDRIVLERAPIEVPEVIDCNGTAIVPFHAGETLGWRIAAA, translated from the coding sequence ATGACCGAGACGCTGACGATCCGCCGCCCCGACGACTGGCATGTCCACCTGCGCGACCGCGACGTACTGCGGGGCGTCGTTCCCTATACCGCCCGGCAGTTTGCCCGCGCCATCGTCATGCCCAACCTTTCGCCGCCGATGACCGACGTTGCGGGCGTTGCCGCCTATCGCGATCGCATCCTTGCCGCCCTGCCGCAGGGTAGCGCCTTCACGCCGCTGATGACGCTGTACCTTACCGATTCGACCGACATCGAAGAGGTTGCGCGCGGCTTTGCCGAAGGCGTGTTCGTCGCCGCCAAGCTCTATCCAGCCCATGCGACGACCGGTTCCGCGCACGGCGTCACCGACATCCGCAACATCTATCCGGTGCTGGAGAAGATGCAGGAGATCGGGATGCCACTGCTGATCCACGGCGAGGTGACCGATTCCCATGTCGACATCTTCGACCGCGAAGCCGTGTTCATCGAGCGGACGCTGACCCGCCTCGTGGCCGACATGCCGGCCCTTCGCATCGTCTTCGAGCATATCACGACCGAGGAGGCGGCCCAGTTCGTGGAAGGCGCGGGCGACAGCATCGCCGCGACGATCACGCCGCAGCATCTCCACATCAACCGCAACGCCATGCTCGTCGGCGGCATCCGTCCGCACGCCTTCTGCCTGCCGGTCGCCAAGCGCGAGAAGCACCGGCTTGCCCTGCGCAAGCTTGCCACCTCGGGCTTTTCGCGGGTGTTCCTGGGAACCGATACCGCGCCTCATGCCAAGCACCTGAAGGAAGCGGCATGCGGCTGTGCGGGGATATTCAACGCGCCCTTCGCGCTCGAAAGCTATGTCACGGTCTTCGACGAGGAAGGCGCGCTCGACCGGTTCGAGGCCTTTGCCTCGCTCAACGGGCCCGCGTTCTACCGGATGCCGGTGAACGAGGACCGCATCGTGCTGGAAAGGGCGCCCATCGAGGTGCCTGAGGTGATCGACTGCAACGGCACCGCAATCGTGCCCTTCCACGCCGGTGAGACGCTCGGCTGGCGAATCGCCGCGGCCTGA
- the rarD gene encoding EamA family transporter RarD — translation MNHSSTFRRGLTAAVAAYVAWGLLPLYFRALHDVPPVELIGWRILFTLPVCLVIVAARRQGPDVRAAFANPRVLLQLAISAALIGANWLIFVIAINEGHVLATSLGYYINPLINVLLGTMLLGERLSRVQWTAVGLAGAGIALLLAGALDTLIVAMSLALTFAFYGYVRKKAPVGSVPGLTVETALLALPALVVVWIWAGSPAGSSMAPGSPSALLLAFSGVATAIPLLLFAVAARALPLSTLGFVQFIAPTISFTLGLTVFGESLDPARLGCFALIWSAIALYSWDMLRRARSA, via the coding sequence ATGAACCATTCGTCGACCTTCCGGCGGGGCCTGACAGCCGCCGTTGCCGCCTATGTCGCCTGGGGACTACTGCCGCTCTACTTCCGCGCGCTGCACGACGTCCCACCTGTGGAGTTGATCGGCTGGCGAATCCTGTTCACGCTGCCCGTCTGCCTCGTCATCGTGGCCGCGCGTCGCCAGGGGCCGGACGTGCGCGCAGCCTTCGCCAATCCGCGTGTGCTGTTGCAACTCGCCATCAGTGCCGCGCTGATCGGGGCGAACTGGCTGATCTTCGTGATCGCCATCAACGAGGGCCACGTCCTAGCCACCAGCCTGGGCTACTACATCAATCCCCTGATCAACGTGCTCCTGGGCACGATGCTGCTGGGGGAACGTCTCTCGCGCGTGCAGTGGACTGCGGTCGGGCTGGCTGGCGCGGGCATCGCGCTGCTGCTGGCCGGAGCGCTCGATACGCTGATCGTGGCGATGTCGCTCGCCCTCACCTTTGCCTTCTACGGCTACGTCCGCAAGAAGGCGCCGGTCGGATCGGTTCCTGGACTTACGGTCGAAACCGCATTGCTGGCGCTTCCCGCGCTCGTCGTCGTGTGGATATGGGCGGGCTCGCCGGCAGGGTCGAGCATGGCGCCGGGCAGCCCTTCGGCGCTCCTGCTCGCTTTCTCGGGTGTGGCAACGGCCATTCCGCTGCTGCTGTTCGCCGTCGCGGCCCGGGCGCTGCCGCTTTCAACCCTGGGCTTCGTCCAGTTCATCGCGCCGACGATAAGCTTCACCCTCGGCCTGACGGTCTTCGGCGAGAGCCTCGATCCGGCAAGGCTCGGCTGCTTCGCGCTGATCTGGTCGGCCATCGCGCTCTATAGCTGGGACATGCTACGCCGCGCCCGGTCGGCCTGA
- a CDS encoding glycine zipper 2TM domain-containing protein, with protein sequence MINLKSAALALVAASTVATAVPATAAVLPQAHQSTAVATQWNEGWDGERWEHGRDRGDWRRDRYYGDRHYGGRGYDRGYYRGNDRRYYGEPVYRNTRVWRGDDGRYYCRRSNGTTGLLIGGAAGALLGREVAGDYGDRTLGAILGAAGGALLGREVDRGGSRCR encoded by the coding sequence ATGATCAATCTCAAGAGCGCCGCCCTGGCCCTCGTCGCCGCCTCCACCGTCGCCACGGCTGTGCCGGCGACCGCCGCGGTGCTTCCGCAGGCCCACCAGTCGACCGCCGTCGCCACGCAGTGGAACGAAGGCTGGGACGGTGAGCGTTGGGAACACGGCCGCGACCGTGGCGACTGGCGCCGCGACCGCTACTACGGCGACCGCCACTATGGCGGCCGGGGCTATGACCGCGGCTACTATCGCGGCAACGACCGCCGTTATTATGGCGAGCCTGTCTACCGCAATACCCGTGTCTGGCGCGGTGACGACGGCCGCTATTACTGTCGCCGCTCGAACGGCACGACGGGCCTTCTGATCGGCGGTGCCGCCGGTGCGCTGCTCGGCCGCGAGGTCGCTGGCGATTACGGTGACCGTACCCTCGGCGCGATCCTGGGCGCCGCCGGTGGCGCGCTGCTCGGCCGCGAGGTCGACCGTGGCGGCTCGCGCTGCCGCTAA
- the astD gene encoding succinylglutamate-semialdehyde dehydrogenase: protein MARAEIVSHEPATGAEVWRGKVGDVEEVVARARRAWPAWAAQPLATRIELVRRFANEVRKDADNLATMISRETGKPLWEARTEVDSVVNKVEISIRAYADRTSQRKLDSALQGTAALRHKPHGVLAVLGPYNFPAHLPNGHIVPALIAGNAVVFKPSEKTPATGEMLAQCFHRAGIPAAVVQVLIGGPEEGQALVAHDGIDGVLFTGSAHAGIAINRKLASNPGKIVALEMGGNNPIVVWDTPKIEDAATLIVQSAFTSAGQRCTAARRLIIKASMFDEVIDHVKRLADRIIVGAPFDDPAPFMGPVIDNRTADGLTESFVYLLSSGGRPIKHMVRLQEDRPFLSPAIIDVTAVADRPDVELFGPLLQVVRVDDFDEAIAEANNTRFGLSASLIGGDPQDYNRFWANIRAGVVNWNRPTNGASSAAPFGGVGLSGNHRPSAYYAADYCAYPVASTEVDQPRASIGVGLRSD from the coding sequence GTGGCACGGGCCGAAATCGTTTCGCATGAACCCGCAACCGGCGCCGAAGTGTGGCGCGGCAAGGTTGGTGACGTCGAAGAGGTCGTGGCGCGGGCCCGCCGGGCCTGGCCTGCCTGGGCAGCGCAACCCCTGGCCACGCGCATCGAACTCGTCAGGCGCTTCGCCAACGAAGTGCGCAAGGACGCGGACAATCTGGCGACGATGATCTCGCGCGAGACGGGCAAGCCGCTATGGGAAGCCCGCACCGAAGTGGACAGCGTGGTCAACAAGGTCGAGATCTCGATCCGCGCCTATGCCGACCGCACATCCCAGCGAAAGCTCGACTCCGCACTCCAGGGCACCGCCGCGCTGCGGCACAAGCCGCATGGCGTGCTGGCGGTGCTGGGGCCGTACAATTTCCCCGCGCATCTGCCCAACGGCCACATCGTGCCCGCGCTGATCGCCGGTAACGCGGTGGTCTTCAAGCCTTCGGAAAAGACGCCGGCGACGGGCGAGATGCTGGCCCAGTGCTTCCATCGCGCGGGCATTCCGGCAGCCGTGGTGCAGGTCCTGATAGGCGGTCCGGAAGAGGGCCAGGCGCTGGTCGCGCATGACGGCATCGACGGCGTGCTGTTCACCGGCTCGGCCCACGCGGGCATCGCGATCAACCGCAAGCTCGCGTCGAACCCGGGCAAGATCGTGGCGCTGGAGATGGGCGGCAACAACCCCATCGTCGTCTGGGATACGCCCAAGATCGAGGACGCGGCCACGCTGATCGTCCAGTCGGCCTTCACCAGCGCCGGCCAGCGTTGCACGGCAGCACGCCGGTTGATCATCAAGGCCTCGATGTTCGACGAGGTGATCGACCACGTGAAGCGGCTTGCGGACCGCATCATCGTCGGCGCGCCGTTCGACGATCCGGCACCCTTCATGGGCCCGGTGATCGACAATCGCACCGCCGACGGGCTGACCGAAAGCTTCGTCTACCTGCTGTCGTCGGGCGGGCGGCCAATCAAGCACATGGTCCGCCTGCAGGAAGACCGCCCGTTCCTTTCGCCAGCGATCATCGACGTGACCGCCGTTGCCGACCGGCCCGACGTGGAACTGTTCGGCCCCCTCCTGCAGGTCGTCAGGGTCGACGATTTCGACGAGGCCATCGCCGAGGCGAACAACACGCGCTTCGGGCTGTCGGCGTCGCTGATCGGCGGCGACCCGCAGGACTACAACCGGTTCTGGGCGAACATCCGCGCGGGCGTGGTCAACTGGAACCGGCCGACCAACGGCGCGTCATCGGCCGCACCGTTCGGCGGCGTCGGGTTGTCGGGCAATCATCGGCCCAGCGCCTATTACGCGGCGGACTATTGCGCCTATCCGGTCGCCTCGACCGAAGTCGATCAGCCGCGCGCCAGCATCGGCGTCGGCCTGCGTAGCGACTAG
- a CDS encoding protein adenylyltransferase SelO, producing MKALPQDAIYRPSPRIMALADWIGDPVQAADFPETRLRWRNDRAAAEIGLATLDDAAWTRAFGRFEPLPDNMPGPLALRYHGHQFRVYNPELGDGRGFTFAQMLDGSDRLMDLGTKGSGQTPWSRRGDGRLTLKGAVREILATEMLGALGVNTSRTLSVIETGESLWRGDEPSPTRSAVLVRLSHGHIRIGTFQRLSVLELDDEMAQLVAYCLANFPGSAFADAPHPAVRFYNQVIERMADMAASYMVAGFVHGVLNSDNMNVTGESFDYGPWRWLPTWDPGFTAAYFDHAGLYAFGRQPEAIHWNCGQLAVALRSLVEAPPLVEALNRFPDLYQQAMARRWCWRLGVEPRGIEQDTALIGACEKVMVSEKLGPDAFFFTHRGGRGPFADSSDGAALREMVALYEASPDDHPYWSDEAPQSLLIDEVEAIWEPIATGDDWSALHAKVAALRRMGEALGPRPEPWGHATA from the coding sequence ATGAAGGCGCTCCCGCAAGACGCGATCTATCGACCGTCCCCCCGCATCATGGCCCTGGCCGACTGGATCGGCGATCCGGTGCAGGCGGCGGACTTCCCCGAAACCCGCCTGCGCTGGCGCAACGACCGCGCGGCGGCGGAAATCGGGCTGGCAACGCTGGACGACGCGGCGTGGACGCGCGCGTTCGGGCGGTTCGAGCCCCTGCCCGACAACATGCCCGGACCGCTGGCCCTGCGTTATCACGGGCACCAGTTCCGCGTGTACAATCCCGAACTGGGCGACGGGCGCGGCTTCACGTTCGCGCAGATGCTAGACGGCTCGGACCGGCTGATGGATCTTGGCACCAAGGGTTCGGGCCAGACACCGTGGAGCCGGCGAGGCGACGGGCGGCTGACGCTGAAAGGCGCGGTGCGCGAGATCCTGGCGACGGAAATGCTCGGAGCGCTGGGCGTCAACACCAGCCGCACACTGTCGGTCATCGAGACCGGGGAATCGCTTTGGCGCGGCGACGAGCCCTCGCCCACCCGCTCGGCGGTTCTGGTCCGGCTGAGCCACGGTCACATCCGCATCGGCACCTTCCAGCGCCTTTCCGTGCTGGAGCTTGATGACGAAATGGCGCAGCTTGTCGCCTATTGCCTCGCCAATTTTCCCGGCAGCGCCTTTGCCGATGCGCCGCACCCGGCGGTGCGCTTCTACAACCAGGTGATCGAGCGCATGGCCGACATGGCCGCCAGCTACATGGTCGCCGGGTTCGTCCACGGCGTGCTCAATTCCGACAACATGAACGTGACGGGCGAAAGCTTCGACTATGGTCCGTGGCGCTGGCTGCCCACATGGGACCCGGGTTTCACCGCGGCCTATTTCGACCATGCCGGGCTCTATGCCTTCGGACGCCAACCCGAGGCGATCCACTGGAACTGCGGGCAGCTTGCGGTGGCGCTGCGCTCGCTGGTGGAAGCGCCGCCGCTGGTCGAGGCGCTGAACCGCTTCCCCGACCTCTACCAGCAGGCGATGGCGCGGCGCTGGTGCTGGCGCCTGGGCGTGGAGCCGCGCGGGATCGAGCAGGACACGGCGCTGATCGGTGCATGCGAGAAGGTCATGGTCAGCGAAAAGCTGGGGCCGGACGCATTCTTCTTTACGCATCGGGGCGGACGCGGCCCATTTGCCGACAGTTCCGATGGAGCGGCGCTGCGCGAGATGGTCGCACTGTACGAGGCCTCGCCAGACGACCATCCATACTGGTCGGACGAAGCACCGCAATCGCTGCTGATCGACGAGGTCGAGGCGATCTGGGAACCGATCGCGACCGGCGACGACTGGTCCGCGCTTCACGCCAAGGTCGCGGCACTGCGGCGCATGGGCGAGGCGCTGGGCCCTCGCCCGGAGCCATGGGGCCACGCAACTGCCTGA
- a CDS encoding alpha/beta fold hydrolase translates to MAEYEDRYWTSSDGLRLHFRAYEGDISRPPVLCLPGLTRNARDFEDLATRLAGDWRVLCPEMRGRGDSDYAKDPMTYQPMQYLQDLEALLAQEGIERFVAIGTSLGGLLTMLLAAANPARIAAAVLNDVGPEVSPEGLERIRGYVGQGRNFETWMHAARALQESSGDVYPDWDITQWLRYAKRIMVLGSSGRIAFDYDMKIAEPFEAPAGATPQVDMWPLFDALATRPLLVLRGETSDILSAQTAAKMASRPGVELVTLPRIGHAPTLDEPESIAAIGRLLERV, encoded by the coding sequence ATGGCCGAATACGAAGATCGCTACTGGACCAGCAGCGACGGACTGCGCCTGCATTTCCGCGCCTACGAAGGCGATATCTCCCGCCCGCCGGTCCTCTGCCTGCCCGGCCTGACCCGCAACGCCCGCGATTTCGAGGACCTTGCCACACGGCTGGCGGGCGATTGGCGCGTGCTCTGTCCGGAAATGCGGGGACGGGGGGACAGCGACTACGCCAAGGACCCGATGACCTACCAGCCCATGCAGTATCTCCAGGATCTGGAGGCACTGCTCGCGCAGGAGGGCATCGAGCGTTTCGTCGCCATCGGCACTTCGCTGGGTGGCCTGCTGACGATGCTTCTGGCCGCCGCCAACCCGGCGCGCATCGCGGCTGCGGTGCTGAACGACGTCGGCCCGGAAGTCTCGCCGGAAGGGCTTGAGCGCATTCGCGGCTACGTCGGGCAGGGGCGCAACTTCGAAACCTGGATGCACGCCGCCCGCGCGCTGCAGGAAAGCAGCGGCGACGTCTATCCGGATTGGGACATCACCCAGTGGCTGCGCTACGCCAAGCGCATCATGGTGCTGGGCAGCAGCGGGCGCATCGCCTTCGACTACGACATGAAGATCGCAGAGCCGTTCGAGGCACCGGCGGGCGCAACGCCCCAGGTCGACATGTGGCCGCTGTTCGATGCGCTCGCCACACGGCCCCTGCTTGTCCTTCGTGGCGAAACGTCCGACATCCTCTCGGCGCAGACGGCAGCGAAGATGGCCTCGCGCCCGGGCGTTGAACTGGTTACCTTGCCGCGTATCGGCCATGCCCCCACGCTCGACGAGCCGGAAAGCATCGCCGCAATCGGACGCCTGCTCGAACGGGTATGA